The nucleotide window GGGGTGGATGCTGCCGGCTGGCTCGGCCGGCTGGACAGTGCCGCCGGCTTGCGCTTGGGCTGCGCGGCAAGGCCGGCATTGCCCGGCTGCGGCGTGGTCAGGGAGGCGACGCGAACCTGCGCGCCGGGCTTGGCCTGCGGACGCGGCGCGCCGGCAAGGCCGGCCCCGGCCGGGATCGATCCGGTGACGGTCGGCGAGCCGCCGGCCGCCGGCAGGCGCGTCGTCGGCTGCGAGGGCACCGCGGAGGCGATGTTCGGCGCCCCGTGCGAATAGGTCGGGATGGTCACGCGCTGGCCGGCGGCGAAGCTGCCGTTGGCGTCGGTGCCGTTGATCTCGCCCAGCACGTGCTGGGGAATGCCGTAGCGCCGCGACAGGCTGGCGACCGTATCGCCCTGGCGTGCGGTGATCTGGGTGGCGCCGGCCGTCGTCCAGCCGCGCACCGTGCGCACCTCGCCGGACGGGGCCGCCGGGGCGGGAACCGCTCGCGGCGCACTCGTGGCTGCCGGCACGCCGGCATAGGTGCCGGAGGTCGTCGGCGTGCTGGTCCGCGCCGAGCCGATGGAGCCGGTCGAGACCTGCCGGTTTGCAGCCGTCGGCGGCGGCAGCGTCGAGCGCTGGACGGCGCCGGTGGAGGCGCCGGTGGACTGGCGCGGCCCGGCCGCGACACTGTCGAAGCTCGGCTGCGACTTGCTGCCCAGCATCGCG belongs to Stappia indica and includes:
- a CDS encoding M23 family metallopeptidase, yielding MTMQVLRPSSRLLTQTAIVIVLAALAGACSGGVERFEDPIFTGNTDNQRAMLGSKSQPSFDSVAAGPRQSTGASTGAVQRSTLPPPTAANRQVSTGSIGSARTSTPTTSGTYAGVPAATSAPRAVPAPAAPSGEVRTVRGWTTAGATQITARQGDTVASLSRRYGIPQHVLGEINGTDANGSFAAGQRVTIPTYSHGAPNIASAVPSQPTTRLPAAGGSPTVTGSIPAGAGLAGAPRPQAKPGAQVRVASLTTPQPGNAGLAAQPKRKPAALSSRPSQPAASTPKTPARPAVARDEPAPTAPIAVSRETSPEPAATGERRFRWPARGRIISEFGPKPGGAHNDGINLALPEGTEIKAVEDGTVIYSGNELKGFGNLVLVRHDDGWVSAYAHNSSLLVKRGDGVQRGQTIAKAGSSGSVSQPQLHFELRRGNKPVDPMKYLASL